One window of Triticum dicoccoides isolate Atlit2015 ecotype Zavitan chromosome 5A, WEW_v2.0, whole genome shotgun sequence genomic DNA carries:
- the LOC119303141 gene encoding beta-glucosidase BoGH3B-like has protein sequence MGSSRNKFTSLLLMFCLVVLVRAEYAKYKNPKQPLAVRINDLLGRMTLAEKIGQMTQIERVNATAEAMSKYFIGSVLSGGGSVPAPQASAEAWASMVNEIQKGSLSTRLGIPMIYGIDAVHGNNNAYRATIFPHNIGLGATRDPMLVKRIGEATALEVRATGISYAFAPCIAVCRDPRWGRCYESYSEDPKVVQSMTTLISGLQGDAPSDYTGRPYVGGSKKVAACAKHYVGDGGTYMGINANNTIIDTHGLMSIHMPAYYNSIIRGVSTVMVSYSSWNGEKMHANHFLITDFLKNKLKFRGFVITDYEGIDQITSPPGVNYSYSVEAGIGAGIDMVMVPFAYTEFIDDLTYQVKNNIIPMSRIDDAVYRILRVKFTMGLFENPFADPSLAGEIGSHEHREVAREAVRKSLVLLKNGKSASTPLLPLPKKAGKILVAGSHADNLGNQCGGWTITWQGEPGNNNTAGTTILSAIKSTVDPGTQVVYAENPGRSAVDAGEYDYAVVVVGEPPYAETAGDNLNLTIPEPGPAVIQTVCESVKCVVVLISGRPLVVEPYIGAMDAFVAAWLPGSEGQGVADVLFGDYGFTGKLPRTWFKSVDQLPMNVGDEHYDPLFPFGFGLTTEAMK, from the exons ATGGGGAGTTCGCGCAACAAGTTCACCTCTCTTCTCCTCATGTTCTGCCTGGTTGTGCTGGTGAGAGCGGAGTATGCCAAGTACAAGAATCCGAAGCAGCCTCTCGCCGTTCGCATCAACGATCTGCTTGGTCGGATGACTCTGGCTGAAAAGATCGGCCAGATGACTCAGATTGAGAGGGTGAATGCCACGGCAGAGGCCATGTCCAaatacttcatag GCAGTGTGCTGAGTGGTGGAGGCAGCGTGCCTGCTCCTCAAGCATCTGCTGAGGCTTGGGCTTCGATGGTGAATGAGATACAAAAGGGTTCTCTTTCTACACGGCTTGGTATTCCGATGATCTACGGTATTGATGCTGTCCATGGCAACAATAATGCCTACAGAGCTACTATCTTCCCCCACAATATTGGGCTTGGAGCTACCAG GGACCCTATGCTGGTGAAGAGGATAGGAGAAGCAACTGCTCTTGAAGTTAGAGCTACCGGAATCTCTTACGCCTTTGCTCCGTGCATTGCG GTTTGTAGAGACCCAAGATGGGGACGGTGCTACGAAAGCTATAGCGAAGACCCAAAGGTTGTCCAGTCAATGACCACACTCATCTCTGGCTTGCAAGGGGATGCTCCATCAGATTACACAGGAAGGCCATATGTTGGTGGAAG CAAGAAGGTCGCTGCATGCGCGAAGCACTATGTCGGTGATGGTGGAACATATATGGGAATCAACGCAAACAACACAATCATTGATACGCATGGGCTAATGAGCATCCATATGCCTGCTTATTACAATTCTATCATCAGAGGTGTCTCCACAGTTATGGTCTCCTACTCTAGTTGGAATGGGGAGAAAATGCATGCAAACCATTTCCTTATCACCGATTTTCTCAAGAACAAGCTCAAATTTAGG GGTTTTGTGATTACAGACTATGAAGGCATTGATCAGATCACCTCTCCTCCGGGCGTAAACTATTCTTATTCAGTTGAGGCTGGAATTGGTGCCGGTATTGACATG GTGATGGTTCCTTTCGCCTACACAGAATTCATTGATGATCTGACATACCAAGTTAAGAACAACATTATCCCCATGAGCAGAATCGACGATGCTGTCTACAGAATTCTTCGTGTCAAGTTCACCATGGGTCTGTTTGAGAACCCGTTCGCCGATCCAAGCCTCGCCGGTGAAATTGGCAGCCAT GAACACCGCGAAGTTGCCCGTGAAGCTGTCAGGAAATCCCTGGTGTTGCTGAAGAACGGAAAATCTGCCTCCACTCCGTTGCTGCCTCTCCCGAAGAAGGCCGGTAAGATCCTCGTCGCCGGCAGCCACGCCGACAACCTGGGCAACCAATGTGGGGGGTGGACGATCACATGGCAAGGAGAGCCTGGCAATAACAACACTGCAG GCACGACGATCCTCTCGGCGATCAAGTCCACGGTCGACCCCGGCACGCAGGTGGTCTACGCCGAGAACCCAGGCAGAAGCGCCGTGGATGCCGGCGAGTACGACTACGCCGTCGTGGTGGTCGGTGAGCCGCCGTACGCCGAGACAGCGGGCGACAACCTGAACTTGACGATCCCGGAGCCCGGCCCGGCCGTGATCCAGACCGTGTGCGAGAGCGTCAAGTGCGTGGTGGTCCTCATCTCCGGCAGGCCGTTGGTGGTGGAGCCGTACATCGGCGCCATGGACGCGTTCGTGGCCGCCTGGCTGCCCGGCTCGGAGGGTCAGGGCGTCGCCGACGTGCTGTTTGGTGATTACGGGTTCACCGGGAAGCTGCCGCGGACGTGGTTCAAGTCGGTGGACCAGCTGCCGATGAACGTCGGCGACGAGCACTACGACCCACTGTTTCCCTTCGGGTTCGGGCTCACCACCGAGGCGATGAAATGA